A segment of the Cricetulus griseus strain 17A/GY chromosome 6, alternate assembly CriGri-PICRH-1.0, whole genome shotgun sequence genome:
AAGGCCTGTCTGGTTCTGACACCCACCACCCTCACTCTATGGAATGGACAAAGACCGTGGATGTCATGTGAACACAGACCTCCAAAATAAATAGCTGTTTCCAGAAGCCCAGAGGGGCTCTGATGGCAGATAATTGGCAGGCAATTCACTGTACCTATGTCAGACCTCACTACCAATGGTGTACTCTGGGTAACCTCAGGATCCTTATCAACACAGCTCAGGCATTCACAAGCAGTCATGTGTTGCCAGTGCCTGAACCTATGTATCCATGCTGGTAACAAGATAGACCAGAGCTTACCCACATTGGGAACGGAGATTTCCCTCCGCAGACCAAACACATCCTTCTCTGCAAAGTGACATGGAGAAACCAGTCAGCACTAAGTCCTTAGACTCAGCTGTTCCCACAGCCCTGTCACCCTCTCCCGCCGTCACTGAAGTCATTTAGTAGAGGAGTGACCAACCCAGGCCTAGCTAAACCTTCCCCTTCACCCTGCCACTGCCACTCCGCTCACTGGAGACACCACGACAGGCCTCAAGACACTCTTGCTCCTCCTCAAAGTTGTTCTTGTTGCCATAGCAACCACCATAGGTGAAGCGGGCACAGTGTTCGCTGAATGGGTTGTAATACCAGCGTGGGATGTTCTCTTTGCAGATTCCAGTGTCCGGCAGTTCTGCACAGTACCCTGCATGCAAGGGGACAAGTGAGCCCATGGAGCTACTCCTGTCGCCACCCTTCAGGGCCCAAGTGACAGCTCACCACCCCGCACTCCCGCAGGCTGAGGTCAGTGTGGCTTCACCAAAGACCACTCTGTATTGCTATCAAATGTAAGGAAGGTACTCTAAACAGCAATCCTAGGCACTAGGACAACTACTACTTAGACCCAAGTTTTAAAGACATCCTCCATcacattgtttattatttatttttgtgtatgtgccacagcacacagtcAGTGCACAGGGAGATCTGAGGACAACTACTAAAGttagttggttttctccttccatcatgttgaGTCCTAAGGCTCAAAATCAGGTCATCAAATTTAGTAGCAAGCACCTTatctcactgaaccatcttgctggccccatggttgtttttgttttgtcttttaaatttcattttattattttatgtgtgggtgtttcgtgtgcacacacacggcTGTGAGCTACCTCATGCATGCAAGTACCCTGGATGCCACAagatgttggattccctggaactgggcttatggatggttgtgagctaccctatgggtgctgggaatggaacaagtgctcttaaccactgtgccatctctccagccccaaacttttctttttcaatgtaactttctctttcactctctctctctctctctctctctctctctctctttttttggtttttccagacagggtttctctgtgtagctttggagcctatcctggcactcgctctggagaccaggctagcctcaaactcacagagatccgcctgcctctgcctcccgagtctgggattaaaggcgtgggccaccaacgcccggctcaatgTAACTTTCTGTGTCAAGGTCTCTGACTCCTACCACCAAAGGGGTGGGCCTTAGGCAAGAGTGAGTATCCAGCTTAAACAGTGATTGAACCTGTGGGTCCCAactcctttcacaggggtcacctaagaccatcagaaaacacagatatttacactaaGATTCAATAATGTAACAAGTAAcaagattacagttataaagtagtaatgaaaataattttaccgTTGGGAgccaccacaatatgaggaactgtatcattacagggttgcaacattaggaagattaagaaccactgggcttgaggttttttgtttgttgttgttgtttttttacgattttatttattatgtatacaacattctgcttccatgtatatctgcacaccagaagagggcaccagatcttataacagatggttgtgagccaccatatggttgttgggaatcgaacccaggacctctggaagagcagacagtgctcttaacctctgagccatctctccagccctgtttttgttttttttaagataatttctttgtgtaaccctgactgtcctggaacttgctccttATACAggaatggctttgaactcagagatcccccttgcctctgcctaggattaaaggcatgtgcccatacctgccccctccccctaaaaaatatttttttaatagaGGATCTCATTACATatcacaggctggctttgaactctctatTTAACAGAAGTTGAccgtgaacttctgatcctcctggccatcatttccagatttttctctttgtttttagtACATGTTAATTTGTATAATGGGATTTttgtttcctcccctcccccagtggtGGTGGGACGCACAGTTCCTTGTGATGCTAGGCGGGTCCTCTGCTACTGAGCTCAACCTCAGTTCCCACTGCCCTTACTTCTAATACGGTTTTCAACTTGTCAAGTCATGGTGGCTTCCTTCCCGTGTACCACAGCACTGTGAAATTTCCTGATGTGTTCAACTCGGCTACAGCAATGCAAGTACTAAGGCAGTGCATGCCTAGTGATGTCCGGGAAATGAGGCCATGAGAGAGCAACAGGAAAGCTGGGGAGGCCCTGGCTCTGCGTGGCTGCAGCCTGCACACGTAGCAAACCCCCGGGACACAAAGGAACAGGGCAGGCTCTCACCTTTGTCCCTGGTGAAGTGGATACTCTGAAGCTCATCAAAGCCACTGGTGTCTGCAGAGATGAATGGTCAGAGGTTGGGGTCCATTGGGCCCAACAATGGGTCTCCCTCAAGCATAAAGGAGAGCTGTTAGGAtccccccttctgctccccatcCCTTCTGTTCCCCAGCTCACATTTATCACAGGTGGCTTCATCAGAGCCGTCAGGGCAGTCAGGGGTATCATCACACTCCAGGAAGCCGTCGATACAGCAGCCATTGCTGCAGCGGAACTGCGTGGCGTGGCAGCTGCCAGAGCACACTGGATGGGGGGGTGAGGTGAAGCTCAGGCACAGAGTGGGTGCCAAAAGGGCTCTCATTTACCTGGCCCTCTCTTTGGTGGGCCTATTCTTTACCAAGCCCAGTTCCTCCTGTATGTAAACTAGGCAGATCCTGACAGGGGGCTACTGGGTTGGAAGGGTTATGATACTTGGAAGGGTTTGCATACTATTGGGGAGGTGCAAGCCCAACAAAGGCAGGTCAGTCAGGGGCATAGTCATCATATTGGCTGAAGACCAAGACatgggaaggaaatgaaaaaaaagggaAGTAGAACTCACCTGGATGGTGCCTCTTAGGTGAGATTCCTGGGGGAGAAAACAGAGGACTAATAGGAAGCGTGGCCAGATTCTAACGATGATAGGGATACCCCTAGCCCACTTCCCCAACCCATCCTGGCAACATCACCTGAGCCCCAAAGTTGCCTCTCAGAGACTCACCCTGCACATCCTTGCAGGCTAGCATGCACTCTTCTTCCCGAAGGTAATTGTTCTTATTGCCCAGGCAACCTCCATAAGTGAAACTCTTGCAGATCTGCTCTGTGGGGTCATAGTACCATCGTGGGAAGGAACCTCGGCAGCGGCCAACCTTGTAGGAGGCGAGGCAATAATCTAGACAGAGAAGAGCTTACGAATTAGGGCTAAAGGGTCATCAGTGGGCTGAGGGGCGCTGCAGACACCCCATGCCCACTCCCAGTCACCTTCTGTCTGCTTGGCGGTTAGCACAGTGATGGTCAGGTTGGCTGTATCCTCTGGCTGGTCTGAGTCAGTTCTTGTGAGTTGGAACATGTAGGTTCCTTCCTTAAGCCCCCACAGCTCCACTTCATCCGGACTTTTTCTCTATACACAAGACTGGTCATCAAGCTTGGCGACTTCCTCATGTTCTTGGACTGCCCCAGGTTCTCCCAGCCatacaacccccctcccccacccccacccccgtgagACCACAGGGACTTGGTATCAAATGAATCCTTTTCTCTAGCCAACACCAAATGAACCAGTGGTTGGCCTACAGCCCAGATAAAAGGTATTCCAGGGGGCTGTGGGGAGAGCCAGGGATTCCACCCAGTGTCTCACCTCTACCCTGACATCATTGTCACCCTCCAGTAGGTGCCAATCTGTGTTGTCTGCATCTCTCAGTACCAGGGGTTTCTGCAGCTGCACCTTCAAGTCGATGCCCACCCAGGTACGAGGAATCCGGGACcctgagagaaaaggaaataaaatcaactGTCAGTGGGCAGACTAAGGCTCTCTGTACAAGAGGGGTGGTGGCCAGCCTTGGACTCAGCAGCACAGCATACAGGGGAGGCTCACAACAAAGCCAATACCTCGCTCTCTATGTAGTCACACTGTGAGTAGTATATTGTCTGAAGCAAATAACTGAATACTATATACTACCTGATCTCATTTAGGAAAAaaacctgtgtatgtgtgtatacatgaggtGGGGGGGGAGTCTGTTCTTAGTTTCTATAATAAGCAGGTACTTCTGCTGActactttaaaaagttaattttttttttttttttttttgagacaggatttctgtgtaacagccctagctgtcctggaactcactctgtagatcaggctggcctcaaactcactcacaaagatctgcctgcttctgcctcctgagtgctgggattaaaggtgtgagtcaccactgccctAAAGTAATTTCTTTAAAAGCTAAATAAGACAATGTGTGATGAAAAAGTTATCACTCCTCTGGGGCTGCAGATAAGTTCCATTGGTAGACTTCTTGCCTAGCATTGACAAATACCTGGATTAGATTCCCTAGTGCTAAATAAAACCaggagtggtagcacatgcctgtaatcccagcactcgggaggcagaggtgggcagatctgagttcgaggccagcctggtctccagagcgagtgccaggataggctcaaagcttcacagagaaaccctgtcttgaaaaaccagaaaaaaaaaaaaagaaagaaagaaagaaaaaagaaacaagtgcgTGGGGAGTGGGGTGATCCTGGGCAGATGGCTCTTAACAACATGGTGGTTTAACACCCATAACTTTGATCTCTCCATGGGCAGCAGGCACTCAAAGTAGTACAGGAAATACAGTAgtgacaaatacacacatacacaacaagcaaaaaacaaaaaaagcaaaaccccaaAACCTCACTCCTCACTGGTCTAGACCATACTGAGAAACCGATCTGGATAGAGACCTTCAGCAGAGTGCTAGGGGCAACGGATGGCCTTAGCACTCCAGGGGGAGGGACCAGGGGATAGGTGCTTCTGCCATCAGCTATAAGGGGTTTCCAGGAGCCATACCCTTCCTGAATCTGATAGCTTGAACTTCATCTgaatgttttgctttcatgtcagCTTATACTATATcccatatctcaaaaacaaaacaaacagcaaaaaggaaaaatatgccTTGtccatgtgcacaaacccacatgcacacatacagacatgaattatttttatttggctcagggtctccctgtatccctggctggcctggaacccactatgtagaatggtgttgaattcacagaaatagaCTGACTCTagttcctgtgtgctgggattaagggtgtgtgccaccacaactggctatgcaaaaaaagaaaaagaaaagaaaagaaaagaaaagaaaaagacccagTAGCAAGTCATATAAATAAGCAGTCATGAAGTAACGTGAAGCAGGAGAAGGCAGCAGAGAGGCTATCGGGGAAAAGGGAAACTTCCAACTGAAGAGAAgacaggtttttaattttttttttttaatacttgatCATGGAGAAGAACGGGGATGTTTGCAAAATAATCCACATGAGAAAAGTTACCAATAAATCAATTCAGAGCAAGGGAGCAAGGGAGTCCTTTACTGGGGGTGTTTGGACTTAtggtagaaaacaaaagaaactgtgCTGAGCAGATGGCTCCGTGTGAAAAGTGAGGCACAGTGGTTTTCCCCATGTGTAATCCCACCGCTAGAGGCAGAGACAACAGGATCGCTGCAGTCTCGGCAAAATCAGTGAGCTGCAGTCACTGAAGAGACCCGGTCCCAAAAAATGAGGTGGAGTCGAGTGTCAGGattgcccttaatcccagcactccagaagcagagacaggaggattgctgtcagtctgaggccagtctgggctacaaagtgagatcctgtctcaaaaagcaaaacaaacacaagaaagcaGAGAACACAAGAAACACAATAAAGcagagaacaattgaggaaggtACTTGAT
Coding sequences within it:
- the Spint1 gene encoding kunitz-type protease inhibitor 1; amino-acid sequence: MAGRRLAQASISTVAVWLLCALRLQGTETALPSAPPELPGGAACLARFTSGVPAFVLDTDASVSNGATFLGSPTVRRSWDCVRACCTTQNCNLALVELQPDGGEDAISACFLMNCLYEQNFVCKFAPKEGFINYLTQELYHSYRELRSRGFGGSRIPRTWVGIDLKVQLQKPLVLRDADNTDWHLLEGDNDVRVERKSPDEVELWGLKEGTYMFQLTRTDSDQPEDTANLTITVLTAKQTEDYCLASYKVGRCRGSFPRWYYDPTEQICKSFTYGGCLGNKNNYLREEECMLACKDVQGISPKRHHPVCSGSCHATQFRCSNGCCIDGFLECDDTPDCPDGSDEATCDKYTSGFDELQSIHFTRDKGYCAELPDTGICKENIPRWYYNPFSEHCARFTYGGCYGNKNNFEEEQECLEACRGVSKKDVFGLRREISVPNVGSVEVAVAVLLVICIIVVVAILGYFFFKSKKKDFHRHRRHHPPPTPASSTVSTTEDTEHLVYNHTTRPL